One segment of Candidatus Auribacterota bacterium DNA contains the following:
- a CDS encoding PQQ-binding-like beta-propeller repeat protein → MKSCTFISAAASLFIAAFFVYPASAQPVGQWPMFHQNLRHTGLSDYAGPSIPSLAWSYKAGSWINSSPEIGSDGWVYVGSYYPDNRLYRINSDASLDWSYRTAALIDSSPAIGSDEKVYVGSADNSLYSINSNAAFGWSYKTGFSIRSSPAIGSDGKVYIGSDDKSLYGINSNGSIDWSYNTGDQIYYSSPAIGSDGKVYVGSWDNSLYSINSNGGLDWSYKTGNAIIWEWSSPAIGSDGKVYIGSLDNSLYSINSKGDLDWSYKTRDQISSSPAIGSDEKVYVGSKDHSLYSINSDASLDWSYQTGDLIYSSPAIGSDGKVYVGSQDNSLYSVNSDGSLDWSYKTGDWIYSSPAIGSDGKVYVGSYDHCLYSIQQAPTTTPTPTIAPTPKVPTTTPIPTITSTSTPTATPTPYYLELGVTNGAVFNPGEKINLTWESFQDRYGFTGVPCAVYIAAVLNPPSENSPLTVQQIVSSKALFIFNSKLKPVRYNPRTLKPTYSRVKFPVNGVKSSGNLSFRAPRGAAGRWVFAAALIRRDNRQYPAKPPVEVSNGFNLH, encoded by the coding sequence ATGAAGTCATGTACATTTATCTCAGCAGCGGCGTCTCTTTTTATCGCTGCCTTTTTCGTTTATCCTGCATCTGCTCAACCTGTTGGCCAGTGGCCGATGTTTCACCAGAATCTCCGGCACACGGGCCTGAGCGATTACGCCGGCCCGTCCATACCGTCTCTGGCGTGGAGCTACAAAGCTGGGAGCTGGATAAATTCCTCTCCCGAGATAGGTTCGGACGGGTGGGTGTATGTGGGCTCTTACTATCCCGATAATCGCCTCTATAGAATCAATTCGGACGCGAGCCTTGACTGGAGTTATAGAACCGCGGCCTTGATAGATTCCTCTCCCGCGATAGGTTCGGATGAGAAGGTGTATGTTGGCTCTGCAGATAATTCCCTCTATAGCATCAATTCCAACGCGGCCTTCGGCTGGAGTTATAAAACCGGATTCTCCATACGTTCCTCTCCCGCGATAGGTTCGGATGGGAAGGTGTATATTGGCTCAGACGATAAATCCCTCTATGGCATCAATTCGAACGGGAGCATTGACTGGAGTTATAACACCGGGGACCAGATATATTATTCCTCGCCTGCGATAGGTTCGGATGGGAAAGTCTATGTTGGCTCGTGGGATAACTCCCTCTACAGCATCAATTCAAACGGGGGCCTTGACTGGAGTTATAAAACAGGGAACGCCATAATATGGGAATGGTCCTCGCCCGCGATAGGCTCGGATGGGAAGGTGTATATTGGCTCGTTGGATAACTCCCTTTACAGCATCAATTCAAAAGGGGACCTTGACTGGAGTTATAAAACCAGAGACCAGATATCTTCTTCGCCCGCGATAGGTTCGGATGAAAAGGTATATGTTGGCTCTAAGGATCATTCCCTCTACAGCATCAATTCAGACGCGAGCCTTGACTGGAGTTATCAAACCGGGGACTTGATATATTCTTCGCCCGCGATAGGCTCGGATGGGAAGGTGTATGTTGGTTCACAGGATAATTCACTCTATAGCGTCAATTCAGACGGGAGCCTTGACTGGAGTTATAAAACCGGGGACTGGATATATTCCTCGCCCGCGATAGGTTCGGATGGGAAGGTGTATGTTGGCTCGTATGATCATTGCCTCTATAGCATTCAGCAGGCGCCGACCACTACACCGACACCCACGATCGCCCCGACACCTAAAGTGCCGACCACAACACCGATACCCACTATCACCTCGACATCTACGCCCACCGCGACACCTACCCCGTACTACCTTGAGCTGGGAGTTACCAATGGAGCAGTATTTAATCCAGGAGAGAAGATAAACCTCACATGGGAATCTTTCCAGGACAGGTACGGGTTCACCGGCGTGCCCTGCGCGGTGTACATTGCCGCCGTCCTCAATCCGCCCTCGGAGAATAGTCCATTGACCGTGCAGCAGATTGTATCCAGCAAGGCCCTGTTCATCTTCAACTCGAAGCTCAAACCCGTGCGCTATAATCCGCGAACTCTCAAGCCGACATATTCTCGCGTGAAATTCCCCGTCAACGGCGTCAAGTCGAGCGGCAATCTCTCATTCAGGGCGCCAAGAGGCGCGGCGGGGCGCTGGGTGTTCGCTGCGGCATTGATCCGTCGCGACAACAGGCAGTACCCGGCCAAGCCGCCGGTCGAGGTTTCGAACGGCTTCAATCTGCACTAA